In one window of Cytophagaceae bacterium ABcell3 DNA:
- the bioB gene encoding biotin synthase BioB yields the protein MSEIRNNWTREEISEIFNLPIFELIYRAATQHRKYHDPQEVQVCTLLSVKTGGCPEDCAYCPQAARYHTDVKVHKLMETEEVLNAAKNAKEGGSTRFCMGAAWREVRDNKDFDRVLDMVKGVSNMGLEVCCTLGMLTEEQAEKLKDAGLYAYNHNLDTSEEHYDKIISTRTYDDRLDTLNHVRKAKISVCSGGIIGMGESVTDRIGMLHTLATLPEHPESVPVNALVPVEGTPLEEQPRVSVWEMIRMIATARIIMPKSMVRLSAGRVRMNMEEQALCFMAGANSIFAGDKLLTTPNPEYDADKEMFQVLNLKPRKAYKDQDKPGVSFEQIPQH from the coding sequence ATGAGTGAGATCAGAAATAACTGGACCAGGGAGGAAATCTCTGAAATTTTTAACCTGCCCATCTTTGAACTTATTTATCGTGCTGCCACGCAACACAGAAAATATCATGACCCTCAAGAAGTACAAGTGTGTACCTTGTTGTCTGTAAAAACTGGAGGGTGTCCCGAAGACTGTGCTTATTGTCCGCAAGCCGCACGCTACCACACCGATGTAAAGGTGCATAAGCTAATGGAAACGGAGGAAGTGCTAAATGCTGCTAAAAATGCCAAAGAAGGTGGTAGTACCCGTTTTTGCATGGGGGCTGCTTGGAGAGAAGTTAGGGACAATAAAGACTTTGACCGTGTGCTAGATATGGTAAAAGGTGTGAGCAACATGGGACTAGAAGTTTGTTGTACTTTGGGCATGCTTACAGAAGAACAGGCAGAAAAACTGAAAGATGCCGGTCTTTATGCCTACAACCATAACCTGGACACCAGTGAAGAGCATTATGATAAGATAATTTCTACCAGAACGTATGACGACCGTCTGGATACGCTTAATCATGTTCGTAAAGCAAAAATTTCTGTTTGCTCAGGTGGAATAATTGGTATGGGCGAATCGGTCACTGACCGTATAGGTATGTTGCATACCTTAGCTACCCTTCCTGAACACCCGGAGTCAGTGCCGGTAAATGCTTTGGTACCTGTAGAAGGGACACCTTTGGAAGAACAGCCTCGTGTATCTGTGTGGGAAATGATAAGAATGATTGCTACGGCACGTATAATTATGCCTAAATCCATGGTCAGGCTTTCTGCTGGAAGAGTCAGGATGAACATGGAAGAACAGGCATTGTGTTTTATGGCTGGCGCAAACTCCATTTTTGCAGGAGATAAGTTATTGACTACGCCAAACCCTGAATATGATGCTGATAAGGAGATGTTCCAAGTGCTTAACCTTAAACCAAGAAAAGCATACAAAGATCAAGATAAACCAGGGGTTAGTTTTGAACAAATACCACAACATTAA
- the sppA gene encoding signal peptide peptidase SppA yields the protein MLKFIRQVLATIVGIFLFTVFSFFSLLAVIAALVPDREARLEERPVLRIVLNKNITERETDDIFGQFTSPFTSRESGSLGLIELRKSIKEAARNNHIKGILLDIRNFDAGMAQIEELRNEIKTFKESGKFVYAWSDNYSEAGYFLASVADKIFLPPIGDLEFNGLSSEVVFFKGTLDMLNVQPEIFRVGDYKSAIETFTQKQMSEENREQMEVLLNSVYDDYLQKISDARGVEVSQLRNIADSILVQTAEDAQEYELVTHVAYFDSLESIIREETGIEKDKKVEYARYDDLYDLFERENDGNRKVAVIVAEGSIEHGSGRRNIIGSHTFSEEIRKARLDDDVKAIVLRINSPGGSALASDLMWREVELTGRVKPVIASMSDVAASGGYYMAAACDTIVAQPNTITGSIGVFGLLVNLEEFLNNKLGITTDRVKTNPMADIGSATRPMTERERGIIQKSVNKIYEDFLEVVAKGRDLDKEYVHSIAQGRVWSGIEAKENKLSDVNGGLEDAIKIAAEKAGIEDDYSVVYLPELPDAFLRQILRAFDGSDGDAYDEHLGKFAPYVKSIIELQKMEGVQARMPYDIKIK from the coding sequence ATGTTAAAGTTTATAAGACAAGTTCTGGCCACTATAGTAGGCATTTTTTTGTTCACGGTTTTTTCTTTTTTCTCACTTTTAGCCGTTATAGCTGCTCTTGTCCCAGATAGGGAAGCAAGGCTTGAGGAAAGGCCTGTATTGAGAATTGTTTTGAACAAAAATATTACAGAAAGGGAAACCGACGATATTTTTGGACAGTTTACCAGTCCATTTACCAGCAGGGAGTCAGGTAGCTTAGGATTGATTGAGCTAAGAAAGTCCATCAAAGAAGCTGCCCGAAATAATCATATTAAAGGCATTTTGCTGGATATAAGAAACTTTGATGCTGGAATGGCTCAAATAGAAGAATTGAGAAATGAAATAAAGACCTTTAAAGAATCCGGTAAATTTGTATATGCTTGGTCCGACAATTATTCTGAAGCTGGGTATTTCTTGGCATCGGTGGCAGATAAGATTTTTTTGCCACCAATAGGTGATCTGGAGTTTAATGGTTTGAGTAGCGAGGTGGTATTTTTTAAAGGTACGCTTGATATGTTAAATGTTCAACCTGAAATCTTTAGGGTTGGGGATTATAAAAGTGCCATAGAAACATTTACCCAAAAACAGATGAGTGAGGAGAACCGTGAGCAGATGGAGGTGTTGCTGAATTCTGTTTATGACGATTATCTGCAAAAAATATCAGATGCCAGAGGGGTTGAGGTTTCTCAGTTAAGAAACATTGCAGATTCTATACTTGTGCAAACTGCTGAAGATGCACAGGAATATGAGTTGGTTACACATGTGGCTTATTTTGATAGTCTTGAGTCTATTATTCGGGAAGAGACAGGTATAGAGAAAGATAAAAAGGTGGAATATGCAAGGTACGACGATTTGTATGATCTGTTTGAAAGGGAAAATGATGGGAATAGAAAAGTTGCAGTTATTGTAGCAGAGGGGTCTATAGAACATGGAAGTGGAAGGAGGAATATTATTGGGTCGCATACTTTTTCTGAAGAAATAAGAAAGGCACGCTTGGATGATGATGTGAAAGCCATTGTGCTTCGTATAAACTCTCCTGGTGGTAGTGCGCTTGCTTCTGACCTTATGTGGCGGGAAGTTGAATTGACCGGTAGGGTCAAGCCTGTGATTGCGTCTATGTCTGATGTAGCTGCATCTGGTGGTTATTACATGGCTGCCGCTTGTGACACTATTGTAGCCCAACCTAATACCATTACTGGATCTATTGGGGTTTTTGGCTTACTGGTAAACTTGGAAGAATTCTTGAATAACAAATTGGGTATTACTACAGATCGTGTAAAGACGAACCCTATGGCCGATATAGGAAGTGCTACGAGGCCTATGACAGAAAGAGAAAGGGGGATAATTCAGAAGTCTGTAAACAAGATTTATGAAGATTTCCTTGAAGTTGTTGCCAAGGGTCGGGATTTGGATAAAGAGTATGTGCACAGCATTGCACAAGGACGCGTTTGGTCTGGTATTGAAGCCAAAGAAAATAAACTGTCTGATGTCAATGGTGGACTGGAAGACGCCATAAAAATAGCGGCCGAGAAAGCCGGTATTGAAGATGATTACTCAGTGGTTTATTTGCCTGAATTGCCTGATGCTTTCTTGAGGCAGATTTTAAGAGCTTTTGATGGATCGGATGGAGATGCCTATGATGAGCATTTGGGTAAGTTTGCTCCTTATGTTAAGTCTATTATAGAGCTTCAAAAAATGGAAGGTGTGCAGGCAAGAATGCCTTATGACATTAAAATAAAATAG
- the folK gene encoding 2-amino-4-hydroxy-6-hydroxymethyldihydropteridine diphosphokinase, translated as MTLVLNEIYLLTGGNQGDRRQELESACVHIEEQIGTIAEKSKIYETAAWGKTDQPSFLNQVLKVSSPLSSQEVLKKIHQIETYMGRVRKERWAERNIDIDILYYNDDIIVCDHLKVPHPELHNRRFTLYPLVELAPDFLHPVFNISNQKLLAQCPDQCEVKVYK; from the coding sequence ATGACTTTGGTTTTAAATGAAATTTACCTTTTAACAGGAGGCAATCAGGGCGATAGACGCCAAGAGCTTGAGAGCGCATGTGTACACATAGAAGAGCAAATTGGTACAATAGCGGAAAAATCAAAGATATATGAGACTGCGGCTTGGGGCAAAACAGATCAACCATCTTTCTTAAACCAGGTGCTTAAAGTTTCCTCCCCACTATCTTCACAGGAAGTGCTAAAAAAAATCCATCAAATTGAAACGTATATGGGCAGAGTAAGAAAAGAAAGGTGGGCAGAAAGAAATATTGATATTGATATTTTATACTATAATGACGATATAATCGTATGTGATCACCTAAAAGTCCCTCACCCAGAACTCCACAACAGACGATTTACGTTATACCCTCTGGTAGAATTAGCTCCTGATTTTCTTCACCCGGTTTTCAACATCAGCAACCAAAAGCTGCTGGCACAATGCCCGGATCAGTGTGAGGTAAAAGTATACAAATAA
- the fabD gene encoding ACP S-malonyltransferase — MKKAYVFPGQGAQFPGMGKDLYDQAKEKFALANDVVGFDITKTMFEGSDEDLRQTKVTQPAIYIHSVVLAQSLEDFAPDMVAGHSLGEFSALAASGALSFEDGLKLVFQRAMAMQKACEKEPSTMAAILGLDDAKVEEICNEIDDIVVAANYNCPGQLVISGSVKGIEEACEKMKAAGAKRALPLPVGGAFHSPFMEPARAELEEAINKTVLNKPICPIYQNVNALPSDDVETIKKNLIVQLTAPVRWTQSVQNMIADGAGLFVECGPGKVLQGLVKKIERSAEVSGA; from the coding sequence ATGAAAAAAGCATATGTTTTTCCCGGTCAAGGAGCTCAGTTTCCTGGCATGGGTAAGGATCTATATGATCAGGCTAAAGAAAAGTTTGCGTTGGCCAATGATGTAGTTGGGTTTGACATTACTAAAACAATGTTTGAGGGATCGGATGAAGATCTTAGGCAAACGAAAGTTACTCAGCCTGCCATTTATATCCATTCTGTGGTTCTTGCCCAAAGTTTAGAAGACTTTGCTCCTGATATGGTGGCTGGTCATTCATTGGGAGAGTTTTCTGCATTGGCAGCAAGTGGTGCTTTATCTTTTGAAGATGGCCTAAAGCTTGTGTTCCAAAGGGCTATGGCAATGCAAAAAGCTTGCGAAAAAGAGCCTTCTACCATGGCCGCCATTTTGGGTCTGGACGATGCAAAAGTTGAAGAGATTTGTAACGAAATTGATGATATTGTAGTTGCTGCTAACTATAACTGCCCTGGTCAATTAGTGATTTCTGGGTCAGTTAAAGGAATAGAGGAGGCGTGTGAGAAAATGAAAGCTGCCGGAGCCAAAAGAGCTTTGCCTTTACCTGTAGGTGGCGCATTTCATTCTCCTTTTATGGAACCTGCCCGGGCAGAGCTTGAGGAGGCAATTAACAAGACTGTTTTGAATAAGCCTATTTGCCCTATCTATCAAAATGTTAATGCATTGCCATCTGATGATGTGGAAACCATTAAGAAGAATTTGATTGTACAGCTTACCGCACCTGTAAGATGGACCCAATCTGTCCAAAATATGATTGCAGATGGAGCCGGTTTGTTTGTTGAGTGTGGGCCTGGTAAAGTATTGCAGGGTCTGGTAAAGAAAATTGAAAGATCTGCGGAAGTGTCTGGAGCCTAA
- a CDS encoding gliding motility-associated C-terminal domain-containing protein, producing MNAQIKYLLALLLLIGASTALHASHIRAGEITAQRVSENSLTFRFTLTLYLKISSGIDQRTADFDFGDGTTRTVNVRSTVNIGNDTERRTYVVEHTYGAAGNYRVSFVEIYRNAGIRNISNSERVELYLQTAISINPFMGVNNTPVLLNPPIDRAVVGETFIHNPGAFDIDGDSISYRMTIPRMGPGVNAPGYRDPNDPAFGGGSLNLDPVTGDLVWDAPAEPGIYNVAFLIEEWRDGQRISHIVRDMQIEVINNRNRKPELVIPEDTCLVAGKKLERVIEADDPDGHRINLSSVSGIYLQDFSDRASFSASGSQLPIATGDFEWQTTCGHVRKEPYHVLFKAEDIPGGNSVRLVDMKTWQIFVYGPEPTGLKTTPEGREMLLEWDDYSCPDARAMAIYRKECDPGVELEPCDDYSLENNGFRMVGRVPIGTTSWTDTNRGEGLNKGSEYCYVIVAEFPDPGAGRSFPSEEVCGGLIPDEPLFSNVSVNLTDSLAGEITVRWMKPPALTGEPAFEYRLYRTEGIDGQEYTHIHTANDIDDTTFVDVVDNATMAYSYRVDFYHNGGEYLGRSERASSVWLQGAPGDERAILSWEYDVPWNTSGFYHRIYRSVNGESFSLHDSLMHAGDAGSYVDVGLQNDDTVCYYVETVGEYCREIFTDIYYNTSQEVCIIPRDSIEPCPPVLEGLNCAERDIDYNDLYWTLSVEENCLPESYGYKVYFAPHEDEELEHIADVQDEYFRHIDTVSTAGCYAISAVNYYGMEGAKSNKVCVDLCVGYDLPNLITPNNDGYNDFFVPLSEPLNVESVLFNVYNRWGALVYSSNDNINLDWDGKNFEGYDLKEGVYYYSAEVTYRRRLRKEDQVKTLKGWVHIYDRNPLSD from the coding sequence ATGAACGCTCAGATTAAATACTTACTTGCTTTGTTGTTGCTTATAGGCGCTTCTACAGCCTTGCATGCCAGTCATATAAGGGCAGGTGAAATTACGGCCCAGCGGGTTTCGGAGAATAGTTTGACCTTTAGATTTACACTTACCTTATACCTTAAAATATCTTCTGGAATCGATCAAAGGACTGCCGATTTTGACTTTGGGGATGGGACTACCAGAACTGTTAATGTAAGGTCTACTGTCAATATAGGTAACGATACGGAAAGAAGAACTTATGTTGTTGAGCATACTTATGGTGCGGCTGGAAATTATCGTGTAAGTTTTGTTGAAATTTACAGAAATGCTGGTATCCGCAATATTTCTAATTCTGAAAGAGTAGAGCTTTACCTGCAGACAGCCATTAGTATTAACCCTTTTATGGGCGTAAACAATACACCGGTTTTATTGAACCCTCCTATAGACCGTGCAGTGGTAGGCGAAACCTTTATTCATAACCCCGGTGCGTTCGATATTGACGGCGATAGCATTTCTTATCGTATGACCATACCTCGCATGGGGCCTGGCGTAAATGCCCCTGGTTATCGCGATCCTAACGATCCTGCTTTTGGTGGCGGCAGCTTGAACTTAGACCCTGTAACAGGTGATTTAGTGTGGGACGCCCCTGCAGAACCTGGTATTTATAATGTGGCTTTTTTGATTGAAGAGTGGAGGGACGGGCAACGGATCAGTCATATCGTGCGGGATATGCAAATAGAAGTAATTAATAATAGAAATAGAAAACCTGAACTGGTTATTCCTGAAGATACTTGTTTGGTTGCTGGAAAAAAACTTGAAAGGGTAATTGAAGCAGATGACCCCGATGGACATAGAATAAACCTTAGTTCTGTAAGCGGTATATATTTACAAGATTTTTCAGACAGGGCATCGTTTTCTGCTTCAGGTTCTCAGCTCCCTATTGCCACAGGAGATTTTGAGTGGCAAACTACCTGCGGGCATGTCCGCAAAGAACCTTATCATGTATTGTTTAAGGCTGAAGATATACCTGGTGGCAATAGTGTAAGGCTTGTGGATATGAAAACTTGGCAAATTTTTGTCTATGGCCCTGAACCTACTGGTTTGAAAACTACTCCTGAAGGTAGGGAAATGCTCCTAGAATGGGATGATTACTCCTGCCCTGATGCGAGGGCAATGGCTATTTATAGGAAAGAGTGCGACCCAGGTGTTGAGTTGGAACCGTGCGACGACTATTCTTTGGAAAATAATGGATTTAGGATGGTAGGGCGTGTGCCTATTGGAACAACCTCATGGACTGATACTAATAGGGGAGAAGGGTTGAACAAGGGTTCTGAGTACTGTTATGTAATTGTTGCAGAGTTTCCAGATCCTGGTGCTGGGCGGAGTTTCCCTTCAGAAGAAGTATGTGGTGGCTTGATTCCTGATGAGCCTTTGTTTTCAAATGTATCGGTAAATTTGACAGATAGCCTTGCTGGTGAAATTACGGTCAGGTGGATGAAACCTCCTGCTCTTACAGGAGAACCCGCATTTGAATATAGGCTTTATAGAACTGAAGGAATAGACGGGCAAGAATATACCCATATTCATACGGCAAACGATATCGATGACACCACCTTTGTAGATGTGGTGGACAATGCTACTATGGCTTATAGTTACCGGGTAGATTTTTATCATAACGGTGGGGAATACCTAGGGCGGTCTGAACGGGCTTCGTCAGTGTGGTTGCAAGGGGCGCCAGGAGATGAAAGGGCTATACTTAGTTGGGAATATGATGTGCCTTGGAATACTTCTGGTTTTTATCACAGAATATACCGGAGTGTAAATGGTGAATCGTTTAGTTTGCATGATAGTTTAATGCATGCAGGAGACGCTGGAAGCTATGTTGATGTTGGTCTGCAAAACGATGATACGGTTTGTTATTATGTTGAAACTGTGGGTGAATATTGCCGAGAAATCTTTACAGATATTTATTACAATACCTCGCAGGAGGTATGTATTATACCTCGTGACTCAATAGAGCCTTGCCCGCCAGTTCTTGAAGGGTTGAACTGCGCCGAAAGGGATATTGATTACAACGATTTGTACTGGACGCTTTCTGTGGAAGAAAACTGTTTGCCCGAAAGCTATGGTTATAAAGTCTACTTTGCTCCTCACGAAGATGAAGAGCTGGAACATATTGCTGATGTTCAGGATGAGTATTTTCGGCATATAGATACAGTTTCTACTGCGGGGTGCTATGCCATATCGGCAGTCAATTATTATGGTATGGAGGGAGCTAAGAGCAATAAAGTTTGTGTAGACCTCTGCGTAGGGTATGACCTGCCAAACCTTATTACCCCGAACAACGACGGATATAATGACTTTTTTGTTCCTTTGTCAGAGCCGTTAAATGTAGAAAGCGTGCTATTCAATGTTTATAATCGCTGGGGAGCGCTTGTTTACAGTAGTAATGATAATATAAACTTAGATTGGGATGGGAAGAATTTCGAAGGGTATGATTTAAAAGAAGGAGTTTACTATTATAGTGCCGAAGTTACGTATAGAAGGCGTTTGCGGAAAGAAGATCAAGTAAAAACGCTTAAAGGTTGGGTGCATATATATGACCGGAACCCATTGAGTGATTGA
- a CDS encoding succinate dehydrogenase cytochrome b subunit has product MNWFARAFSGSIGRKLIMSLTGIFLISFLIVHLSGNFLLIRDDGGVAFNAYAHFMKENPIIKLMEIVLAFGFIFHIVFAAFLTSSNKKARPTAYAHNNASANSSWFSRNMGLTGSIILIFLILHLRTFFIPHKAGWFEPRADNMYDEAVIAFSSGLYVLFYVFAMILLAFHLVHGFSSAFQTLGLRHPKYFPAIRLIGYGFAIIVPLLFAFIPVYMYFAQQ; this is encoded by the coding sequence ATGAACTGGTTTGCAAGAGCCTTCTCAGGCAGTATAGGAAGGAAGCTAATAATGTCATTAACCGGCATCTTCCTTATAAGTTTTTTAATAGTCCATTTATCTGGTAATTTCCTGCTCATTAGAGATGACGGTGGCGTAGCATTTAACGCTTACGCACATTTCATGAAGGAAAACCCAATCATAAAGCTAATGGAAATTGTTTTGGCATTTGGCTTTATTTTTCACATTGTGTTTGCTGCCTTCTTAACATCCAGCAACAAAAAAGCCCGTCCGACGGCATATGCCCACAACAATGCTTCTGCTAACAGCTCATGGTTTTCAAGAAACATGGGGCTTACAGGCAGTATCATCTTAATCTTTTTGATCCTTCACTTAAGAACTTTTTTCATACCACACAAAGCTGGATGGTTTGAGCCTAGAGCTGACAATATGTATGATGAAGCAGTTATAGCCTTTTCTAGTGGCTTATATGTTTTATTCTATGTATTTGCAATGATCCTATTGGCATTTCACCTTGTACATGGTTTTTCCAGTGCTTTTCAAACTTTAGGATTAAGACATCCGAAATATTTTCCGGCAATCAGGTTAATAGGGTATGGCTTTGCAATCATAGTACCTCTGCTTTTTGCATTCATACCTGTTTACATGTATTTTGCCCAACAATGA
- a CDS encoding fumarate reductase/succinate dehydrogenase flavoprotein subunit yields the protein MKLESKIPDGPLAEKWTKHKFNLKLVNPANKRKYDIIVVGTGLAGASAAATLAELGYNVKAFCYQDSPRRAHSIAAQGGINAAKNYQNDGDSIFRLFYDTIKGGDYRAREGNVHRLAEVSVNIIDQCVAQGVPFAREYGGYLDNRSFGGAQVSRTFYARGQTGQQLLLGAYSALSRQVGLGKVKMYPRTEMLDVITIDGHARGIVARDLVTGEITTHAGHAVLLCTGGYGNVFYLSTNAQGSNATAAWRAHKKGAYFANPCYTQIHPTCIPVTGDHQSKLTLMSESLRNDGRVWVPKAKGDKRKPQDIPENERDYYLERKYPSFGNLVPRDVASRNAKEQCDAGKGVGTSGLAVYLDFSDAINRMGEDAVRAKYGNLFDMYEQITGENPYKSPMRIYPAVHYTMGGLWVDYNLMTTIPGLYALGEANFSDHGANRLGASALMQGLADGYFVIPYTLGDYLATIGPKPVDAKDPAFKAAEKEVTDRIKKLLSIQGTKTVTEYHRELGHIMWDYCGMARNAEGLKKAKTMIKELREDFWKNVKVTGAEGELNQNLEKANRVADFLELGELMVDDALNRNESCGGHFREEYQTEENEARRDDENYAYVAAWEHKGEGAQHELHKEELKFENVKLTQRSYK from the coding sequence ATGAAATTAGAATCAAAAATACCTGATGGGCCGCTAGCAGAAAAGTGGACCAAACATAAATTTAACCTGAAGCTGGTAAACCCAGCCAATAAAAGAAAATACGATATTATTGTAGTAGGTACTGGTCTTGCAGGTGCATCTGCCGCCGCAACCCTTGCAGAACTTGGCTACAATGTAAAGGCATTTTGTTACCAAGATAGCCCTAGAAGAGCACACAGTATTGCTGCTCAAGGGGGTATCAATGCTGCCAAAAACTACCAAAACGATGGTGACAGTATTTTCAGATTGTTTTATGACACGATCAAAGGTGGAGACTACAGGGCTCGTGAAGGCAATGTACACAGACTGGCAGAAGTCAGTGTCAACATTATAGACCAATGTGTAGCACAAGGTGTTCCTTTTGCTAGAGAATACGGAGGGTATTTGGACAACCGCTCATTTGGTGGTGCTCAGGTATCTAGAACTTTCTACGCAAGAGGCCAAACCGGTCAGCAGTTGCTACTAGGTGCATATAGTGCACTTTCGAGGCAAGTAGGGCTTGGAAAAGTAAAGATGTATCCAAGAACTGAAATGCTTGACGTCATTACCATAGATGGACATGCAAGGGGAATTGTTGCCAGAGATCTTGTAACTGGTGAAATTACTACACATGCTGGCCATGCCGTGCTTCTATGTACAGGTGGTTATGGAAATGTTTTCTACCTTTCTACCAATGCACAAGGATCAAATGCAACAGCAGCATGGAGAGCGCATAAAAAAGGTGCTTATTTTGCCAATCCTTGTTATACACAAATTCACCCTACTTGTATTCCTGTTACAGGCGACCATCAGTCAAAACTAACACTGATGAGTGAGAGTTTAAGAAATGACGGTCGTGTTTGGGTGCCTAAAGCCAAAGGAGACAAGAGAAAGCCTCAGGATATCCCTGAAAATGAAAGAGATTATTACCTAGAAAGAAAATACCCTTCTTTTGGTAACCTAGTACCAAGGGATGTGGCTTCAAGAAATGCCAAGGAGCAGTGTGATGCAGGTAAAGGTGTAGGAACTTCTGGCTTAGCAGTATACCTCGACTTTTCTGACGCAATAAACAGAATGGGCGAAGATGCAGTAAGGGCCAAGTATGGTAACTTGTTTGACATGTACGAGCAGATTACCGGAGAAAACCCTTATAAATCCCCAATGAGAATATATCCGGCAGTACACTATACAATGGGTGGTCTTTGGGTAGATTACAACTTAATGACAACCATTCCTGGCTTATATGCACTAGGAGAAGCAAACTTCTCAGACCATGGCGCAAACCGTCTTGGAGCCAGTGCTCTTATGCAAGGACTTGCCGATGGGTATTTTGTAATTCCATATACACTTGGTGATTATTTGGCGACTATAGGGCCAAAGCCTGTAGATGCTAAAGACCCTGCTTTCAAAGCAGCTGAAAAAGAAGTTACAGATAGAATAAAAAAACTACTTTCTATACAAGGTACCAAAACCGTTACCGAATATCATCGTGAGCTTGGCCATATTATGTGGGACTACTGCGGAATGGCCAGAAATGCAGAAGGGCTTAAGAAAGCTAAAACCATGATAAAGGAGTTGCGTGAAGACTTCTGGAAAAATGTAAAAGTAACAGGTGCTGAAGGCGAACTTAACCAAAACCTTGAAAAAGCTAACAGAGTAGCAGACTTCTTGGAGCTTGGAGAACTAATGGTGGATGATGCATTGAACAGAAATGAATCATGCGGTGGCCACTTTAGAGAAGAATATCAGACTGAAGAAAATGAAGCAAGACGTGATGACGAAAATTATGCCTATGTAGCAGCATGGGAGCATAAAGGAGAAGGTGCACAGCATGAGCTTCATAAAGAAGAACTGAAATTCGAAAATGTAAAACTGACTCAAAGAAGCTATAAATAA
- a CDS encoding succinate dehydrogenase/fumarate reductase iron-sulfur subunit, translated as MNLTLKVWRQKDAKSEGKLVTYKATDISPDMSFLEMIDVVNESIIKSGDEPIAFDHDCREGICGTCSMYINGRAHGPKSGVTTCQLHMRSFKDGDTIVIEPWRAAAFPVIKDLVVDRGAFDRIMSAGGYVSVNTGGVPDANAIPIPKQDADKAFDAATCIGCGACVAACKNASAMLFVSAKVSQLALLPQGKVERKTRVERMVEQMNEEGFGSCTNTGACSVECPKLISQDNIARLNREYIKAKASSENL; from the coding sequence ATGAATTTAACCCTAAAAGTTTGGCGTCAGAAAGATGCTAAATCTGAAGGCAAACTTGTTACTTATAAAGCTACAGATATATCCCCAGACATGTCTTTTCTAGAAATGATAGATGTGGTAAATGAGAGCATTATAAAATCAGGCGATGAGCCTATTGCCTTTGACCACGACTGTCGTGAAGGTATCTGCGGTACCTGTAGTATGTATATTAACGGAAGAGCCCACGGCCCTAAATCTGGTGTAACCACTTGCCAGCTCCACATGAGAAGTTTTAAAGATGGAGACACCATAGTTATTGAGCCGTGGAGAGCTGCAGCATTTCCGGTCATCAAGGACTTGGTTGTGGACAGAGGAGCCTTTGACAGGATAATGTCAGCTGGTGGTTATGTTTCGGTAAATACCGGAGGCGTACCTGATGCCAATGCCATTCCTATTCCTAAGCAAGATGCCGACAAAGCTTTTGACGCTGCTACCTGTATAGGGTGTGGTGCTTGTGTGGCTGCCTGTAAAAATGCCTCTGCCATGTTGTTTGTTTCTGCCAAAGTATCTCAATTGGCCCTACTCCCTCAAGGTAAAGTAGAAAGAAAAACCCGTGTAGAGAGAATGGTAGAGCAAATGAACGAAGAAGGCTTTGGCTCTTGCACCAATACTGGCGCGTGCTCTGTAGAATGCCCTAAGCTAATCTCTCAAGATAATATTGCTAGGTTGAACAGGGAGTATATAAAAGCAAAAGCTTCTTCTGAGAACTTGTAA